In Diabrotica undecimpunctata isolate CICGRU chromosome 4, icDiaUnde3, whole genome shotgun sequence, a single genomic region encodes these proteins:
- the LOC140440360 gene encoding uncharacterized protein isoform X2, translating into MATPETVKDLKLLKKTNISVFVDEVLPDILVVTYEFGVQIFKGVLLDSTKRNLPCGVQTINPAFTVKSKKPDDDPLYTVNQRFAYMDPNAPKKKNVQMGSKFKNNKMTVRLRPRQVLCSKCKGICNENSENISRKRKSEEDPLSSPPSARRSLNAPITRSVNVLNNNKKSLRGKEPTLVPRLTRLTFQDEDTIVTTPIPELKKIQERVEPQSDTEKPKTIMVSPEVTYTEEIPNLKTDKPSTVSILRSKRILRKKRSVSTDASLDETNQQENASKVTTLQPPASISDSQNSFNLSTRTIKISYGPQGEGTVLKIPAQIDNINDDSEENVNSEEQNNRPKIMDNKAAKRALKKAKKEARRKVLLGGSPLYLGGGSPRYTIGSASPRQGLGNGSPRYMCTTYDMNVPRRRKHKMKHKKKHKEEKDRKHKEGEVSSTQDDSKEQYITQKLSINLKRLNNTYTSSTSSDKNEDMSSSDEQNETMPNFPPPNNPPLMLRINTHSVSSAVGADGVRLLVGDVVWGKVHGFPWWPGKILTMTTSGTHAPQAHVAWYGSSTSSVMQCDQLSHYLDNFKVHYNKKKKGPYKEAIKQATSEARETAENRVRQPLADSPSHNIIQVVPPALASPREIDVVS; encoded by the exons ATGGCGACCCCTGAAACTGTAAAAGacctaaaattattaaaaaagacaAACATATCCGTATTTGTCGATGAAGTGTTACCAGATATTTTAGTTGTAACGTATGAGTTTGGTGTGCAGATCTTTAAAGGGGTCCTACTCGATTCTACGAAAAG AAACCTTCCCTGCGGTGTTCAAACAATAAATCCAGCATTCACAGTAAAGTCAAAAAAGCCCGACGATGATCCATTGTATACAGTTAATCAAAGGTTCGCATATATGGATCCTAACGCCCCTAAAAAGAAGAACGTTCAGATGGGTAGCAAATTCAAGAATAATAAAATGACTGTTAGGCTAAGACCGCGACAAGTATTATGTTCAAAATGTAAAG GTATATGCAACGAAAATTCAGAAAATATTTCGAGGAAACGAAAAAGCGAAGAAGATCCCTTAAGTTCGCCACCTTCAGCCAGAAGAAGTCTGAACGCCCCAATCACTAGGTCCGTAAATGTATTAAACAACAATAAGAAAAGCTTGCGAGGGAAGGAACCAACGCTAGTACCTAGACTTACCAGATTGACTTTCCAAGATGAGGACACGATAG TTACTACACCAATACCAGAATTAAAGAAAATCCAGGAAAGGGTTGAACCACAAAGTGACACCGAAAAACCGAAAACCATAATGGTGTCCCCAGAAGTAACGTACACTgaagaaataccaaatttaaagaCCGACAAACCCAGCACAGTATCAATTTTACGAAGTAAAAGAATTTTAAGGAAAAAAAGGAGCGTCAGTACGGACGCCAGTCTAGACGAAACGAACCAGCAAGAAAATGCCAGCAAAGTGACAACCCTCCAACCGCCGGCCTCGATCAGTGATAGTCAAAACAGTTTCAATTTGTCGACGAGGACAATAAAAATATCGTACGGACCTCAAGGGGAAGGAACAGTACTGAAAATACCCGCGCAAATCGATAACATCAACGACGATTCAGAAGAAAATGTAAATAGTGAAGAACAAAATAACAGACCAAAGATTATGGATAATAAAGCTGCTAAAAG AGCACTAAAAAAAGCCAAGAAAGAAGCGCGAAGGAAGGTTCTGCTAGGCGGATCGCCACTTTACCTAGGTGGAGGTTCTCCTAGATATACCATAGGCTCGGCGTCTCCTAGACAAGGCTTAGGAAACGGCTCGCCCCGTTACATGTGCACAACGTACGACATGAACGTACCGAGAAGGAGAAAACATAAAATGAAACATAAAAAGAAGCACAAGGAGGAAAAAGATCGAAAACATAAAGAGGGAGAA GTAAGCTCGACGCAAGACGACTCCAAAGAACAGTACATCACTCAAAAACTGTCCATCAATTTGAAGCGTCTAAACAATACTTACACATCCAGTACGTCGTCGGATAAAAACGAAGATATGTCCAGTTCAGACGAACAAAACGAGACGATGCCCAACTTTCCTCCTCCGAATAATCCTCCTTTGATGTTAAGAATCAACACCCATTCTGTGTCGAGCGCCGTGGGGGCAGACG GAGTACGTCTGTTAGTGGGCGACGTCGTTTGGGGCAAAGTGCACGGGTTTCCTTGGTGGCCCGGCAAAATTTTAACTATGACAACGTCTGGCACGCACGCTCCACAAGCACACGTTGCTTGGTACGGATCCTCGACTTCTTCTGTGATGCAATGTGATCAGCTCAGCCATTACTTAGACAATTTTAAG gttcactacaacaagaagaagaaaggACCGTACAAAGAAGCCATAAAGCAGGCCACCAGCGAAGCCCGCGAAACCGCCGAAAACAGAGTACGACAACCCCTAGCCGACTCGCCCTCACACAATATCATCCAAGTTGTCCCCCCGGCACTTGCCTCTCCCAGAGAAATCGATGTCGTGTCTTAA
- the LOC140440360 gene encoding uncharacterized protein isoform X1, producing MATPETVKDLKLLKKTNISVFVDEVLPDILVVTYEFGVQIFKGVLLDSTKRNLPCGVQTINPAFTVKSKKPDDDPLYTVNQRFAYMDPNAPKKKNVQMGSKFKNNKMTVRLRPRQVLCSKCKGICNENSENISRKRKSEEDPLSSPPSARRSLNAPITRSVNVLNNNKKSLRGKEPTLVPRLTRLTFQDEDTIAVTTPIPELKKIQERVEPQSDTEKPKTIMVSPEVTYTEEIPNLKTDKPSTVSILRSKRILRKKRSVSTDASLDETNQQENASKVTTLQPPASISDSQNSFNLSTRTIKISYGPQGEGTVLKIPAQIDNINDDSEENVNSEEQNNRPKIMDNKAAKRALKKAKKEARRKVLLGGSPLYLGGGSPRYTIGSASPRQGLGNGSPRYMCTTYDMNVPRRRKHKMKHKKKHKEEKDRKHKEGEVSSTQDDSKEQYITQKLSINLKRLNNTYTSSTSSDKNEDMSSSDEQNETMPNFPPPNNPPLMLRINTHSVSSAVGADGVRLLVGDVVWGKVHGFPWWPGKILTMTTSGTHAPQAHVAWYGSSTSSVMQCDQLSHYLDNFKVHYNKKKKGPYKEAIKQATSEARETAENRVRQPLADSPSHNIIQVVPPALASPREIDVVS from the exons ATGGCGACCCCTGAAACTGTAAAAGacctaaaattattaaaaaagacaAACATATCCGTATTTGTCGATGAAGTGTTACCAGATATTTTAGTTGTAACGTATGAGTTTGGTGTGCAGATCTTTAAAGGGGTCCTACTCGATTCTACGAAAAG AAACCTTCCCTGCGGTGTTCAAACAATAAATCCAGCATTCACAGTAAAGTCAAAAAAGCCCGACGATGATCCATTGTATACAGTTAATCAAAGGTTCGCATATATGGATCCTAACGCCCCTAAAAAGAAGAACGTTCAGATGGGTAGCAAATTCAAGAATAATAAAATGACTGTTAGGCTAAGACCGCGACAAGTATTATGTTCAAAATGTAAAG GTATATGCAACGAAAATTCAGAAAATATTTCGAGGAAACGAAAAAGCGAAGAAGATCCCTTAAGTTCGCCACCTTCAGCCAGAAGAAGTCTGAACGCCCCAATCACTAGGTCCGTAAATGTATTAAACAACAATAAGAAAAGCTTGCGAGGGAAGGAACCAACGCTAGTACCTAGACTTACCAGATTGACTTTCCAAGATGAGGACACGATAG CAGTTACTACACCAATACCAGAATTAAAGAAAATCCAGGAAAGGGTTGAACCACAAAGTGACACCGAAAAACCGAAAACCATAATGGTGTCCCCAGAAGTAACGTACACTgaagaaataccaaatttaaagaCCGACAAACCCAGCACAGTATCAATTTTACGAAGTAAAAGAATTTTAAGGAAAAAAAGGAGCGTCAGTACGGACGCCAGTCTAGACGAAACGAACCAGCAAGAAAATGCCAGCAAAGTGACAACCCTCCAACCGCCGGCCTCGATCAGTGATAGTCAAAACAGTTTCAATTTGTCGACGAGGACAATAAAAATATCGTACGGACCTCAAGGGGAAGGAACAGTACTGAAAATACCCGCGCAAATCGATAACATCAACGACGATTCAGAAGAAAATGTAAATAGTGAAGAACAAAATAACAGACCAAAGATTATGGATAATAAAGCTGCTAAAAG AGCACTAAAAAAAGCCAAGAAAGAAGCGCGAAGGAAGGTTCTGCTAGGCGGATCGCCACTTTACCTAGGTGGAGGTTCTCCTAGATATACCATAGGCTCGGCGTCTCCTAGACAAGGCTTAGGAAACGGCTCGCCCCGTTACATGTGCACAACGTACGACATGAACGTACCGAGAAGGAGAAAACATAAAATGAAACATAAAAAGAAGCACAAGGAGGAAAAAGATCGAAAACATAAAGAGGGAGAA GTAAGCTCGACGCAAGACGACTCCAAAGAACAGTACATCACTCAAAAACTGTCCATCAATTTGAAGCGTCTAAACAATACTTACACATCCAGTACGTCGTCGGATAAAAACGAAGATATGTCCAGTTCAGACGAACAAAACGAGACGATGCCCAACTTTCCTCCTCCGAATAATCCTCCTTTGATGTTAAGAATCAACACCCATTCTGTGTCGAGCGCCGTGGGGGCAGACG GAGTACGTCTGTTAGTGGGCGACGTCGTTTGGGGCAAAGTGCACGGGTTTCCTTGGTGGCCCGGCAAAATTTTAACTATGACAACGTCTGGCACGCACGCTCCACAAGCACACGTTGCTTGGTACGGATCCTCGACTTCTTCTGTGATGCAATGTGATCAGCTCAGCCATTACTTAGACAATTTTAAG gttcactacaacaagaagaagaaaggACCGTACAAAGAAGCCATAAAGCAGGCCACCAGCGAAGCCCGCGAAACCGCCGAAAACAGAGTACGACAACCCCTAGCCGACTCGCCCTCACACAATATCATCCAAGTTGTCCCCCCGGCACTTGCCTCTCCCAGAGAAATCGATGTCGTGTCTTAA
- the LOC140440360 gene encoding uncharacterized protein isoform X3, with protein MATPETVKDLKLLKKTNISVFVDEVLPDILVVTYEFGVQIFKGVLLDSTKRNLPCGVQTINPAFTVKSKKPDDDPLYTVNQRFAYMDPNAPKKKNVQMGSKFKNNKMTVRLRPRQVLCSKCKGICNENSENISRKRKSEEDPLSSPPSARRSLNAPITRSVNVLNNNKKSLRGKEPTLVPRLTRLTFQDEDTIAVTTPIPELKKIQERVEPQSDTEKPKTIMVSPEVTYTEEIPNLKTDKPSTVSILRSKRILRKKRSVSTDASLDETNQQENASKVTTLQPPASISDSQNSFNLSTRTIKISYGPQGEGTVLKIPAQIDNINDDSEENVNSEEQNNRPKIMDNKAAKRALKKAKKEARRKVLLGGSPLYLGGGSPRYTIGSASPRQGLGNGSPRYMCTTYDMNVPRRRKHKMKHKKKHKEEKDRKHKEGEVSSTQDDSKEQYITQKLSINLKRLNNTYTSSTSSDKNEDMSSSDEQNETMPNFPPPNNPPLMLRINTHSVSSAVGADGKIKNEYVC; from the exons ATGGCGACCCCTGAAACTGTAAAAGacctaaaattattaaaaaagacaAACATATCCGTATTTGTCGATGAAGTGTTACCAGATATTTTAGTTGTAACGTATGAGTTTGGTGTGCAGATCTTTAAAGGGGTCCTACTCGATTCTACGAAAAG AAACCTTCCCTGCGGTGTTCAAACAATAAATCCAGCATTCACAGTAAAGTCAAAAAAGCCCGACGATGATCCATTGTATACAGTTAATCAAAGGTTCGCATATATGGATCCTAACGCCCCTAAAAAGAAGAACGTTCAGATGGGTAGCAAATTCAAGAATAATAAAATGACTGTTAGGCTAAGACCGCGACAAGTATTATGTTCAAAATGTAAAG GTATATGCAACGAAAATTCAGAAAATATTTCGAGGAAACGAAAAAGCGAAGAAGATCCCTTAAGTTCGCCACCTTCAGCCAGAAGAAGTCTGAACGCCCCAATCACTAGGTCCGTAAATGTATTAAACAACAATAAGAAAAGCTTGCGAGGGAAGGAACCAACGCTAGTACCTAGACTTACCAGATTGACTTTCCAAGATGAGGACACGATAG CAGTTACTACACCAATACCAGAATTAAAGAAAATCCAGGAAAGGGTTGAACCACAAAGTGACACCGAAAAACCGAAAACCATAATGGTGTCCCCAGAAGTAACGTACACTgaagaaataccaaatttaaagaCCGACAAACCCAGCACAGTATCAATTTTACGAAGTAAAAGAATTTTAAGGAAAAAAAGGAGCGTCAGTACGGACGCCAGTCTAGACGAAACGAACCAGCAAGAAAATGCCAGCAAAGTGACAACCCTCCAACCGCCGGCCTCGATCAGTGATAGTCAAAACAGTTTCAATTTGTCGACGAGGACAATAAAAATATCGTACGGACCTCAAGGGGAAGGAACAGTACTGAAAATACCCGCGCAAATCGATAACATCAACGACGATTCAGAAGAAAATGTAAATAGTGAAGAACAAAATAACAGACCAAAGATTATGGATAATAAAGCTGCTAAAAG AGCACTAAAAAAAGCCAAGAAAGAAGCGCGAAGGAAGGTTCTGCTAGGCGGATCGCCACTTTACCTAGGTGGAGGTTCTCCTAGATATACCATAGGCTCGGCGTCTCCTAGACAAGGCTTAGGAAACGGCTCGCCCCGTTACATGTGCACAACGTACGACATGAACGTACCGAGAAGGAGAAAACATAAAATGAAACATAAAAAGAAGCACAAGGAGGAAAAAGATCGAAAACATAAAGAGGGAGAA GTAAGCTCGACGCAAGACGACTCCAAAGAACAGTACATCACTCAAAAACTGTCCATCAATTTGAAGCGTCTAAACAATACTTACACATCCAGTACGTCGTCGGATAAAAACGAAGATATGTCCAGTTCAGACGAACAAAACGAGACGATGCCCAACTTTCCTCCTCCGAATAATCCTCCTTTGATGTTAAGAATCAACACCCATTCTGTGTCGAGCGCCGTGGGGGCAGACGGTAAGATAAAAAAT GAGTACGTCTGTTAG